One Pleurocapsa sp. PCC 7327 DNA segment encodes these proteins:
- a CDS encoding ABC transporter substrate-binding protein → MSQTQKNRRIKSPLAFPLAIATLTTSFLTTACNTSLITEGGGPPPTSPGVSPDAVTGGGEGLKLGALLPITGDLASIGQNMPDAAKLAVDTINACGGVNGKPVTLIAEDDQTDPAAGAAAMTKLAESDRVAGVVGSFASSVSGAAVDIAIQNKIMLVSPGSTSPVFTERAKKGELQGYWARTAPPDTYQAQALAALANKKGFKNVGTVVINNDYGVGFEQSFVKSFEKQGGKITDKSNPVRYDPKAATLDSEAAAAFAGKPDAVAAVLYAETGSLLLEAAYKQGLTEGVTLLLTDGVYSEDFVKSVGKTSDGKSIISGALGTVPAADGKALENFTKLWKEKTGKEVTAYVPHTWDAAVLLMLAAQAAKTNTGEGIKSKIREVAGPPGTAVTDACQAIELVKKGEDIDYQGASGNVDIDEYGDVVGNYDVWTVKDDGTLEIIDKVSPAQ, encoded by the coding sequence ATGAGCCAAACCCAAAAAAATCGTCGCATCAAGTCTCCCCTTGCATTTCCCCTTGCGATCGCCACTTTGACAACTAGCTTTCTAACTACTGCTTGCAACACAAGCCTGATTACTGAAGGTGGCGGGCCACCCCCAACCTCCCCAGGAGTGTCTCCCGATGCCGTGACTGGCGGTGGCGAGGGATTAAAGTTGGGGGCACTACTGCCAATCACGGGCGACCTAGCATCGATCGGACAAAATATGCCCGATGCTGCCAAGTTAGCAGTAGACACGATAAATGCCTGCGGAGGAGTCAACGGAAAACCCGTTACGCTAATCGCCGAAGACGATCAAACCGATCCGGCTGCTGGTGCGGCAGCCATGACAAAACTAGCAGAATCGGATCGAGTTGCTGGCGTTGTCGGTTCGTTTGCCAGTAGCGTGTCTGGTGCGGCAGTCGATATTGCCATTCAAAACAAGATTATGTTAGTTTCTCCGGGCAGCACCAGTCCTGTTTTTACCGAACGCGCGAAAAAAGGAGAACTGCAAGGCTATTGGGCGAGAACGGCTCCTCCCGATACCTATCAGGCACAAGCTCTAGCAGCGCTGGCAAATAAAAAAGGTTTCAAGAATGTCGGGACTGTCGTCATCAACAACGATTATGGCGTTGGTTTCGAGCAGTCATTCGTCAAGTCTTTTGAAAAACAAGGCGGCAAGATTACCGATAAAAGTAACCCCGTTCGCTACGATCCCAAGGCAGCTACTCTCGATAGCGAAGCGGCTGCTGCTTTTGCAGGCAAACCCGATGCCGTCGCCGCCGTCCTCTATGCCGAGACGGGCAGTTTGCTGCTAGAAGCTGCCTACAAGCAAGGCTTGACCGAAGGCGTAACCCTGCTTCTAACTGATGGGGTTTATTCGGAAGATTTTGTTAAGTCGGTGGGCAAAACCAGCGACGGCAAATCGATTATCAGTGGTGCCCTCGGAACTGTACCCGCAGCCGACGGTAAAGCCTTAGAAAACTTTACCAAGCTGTGGAAAGAGAAGACGGGGAAAGAGGTAACGGCTTACGTGCCCCATACCTGGGATGCAGCGGTTCTCTTGATGCTAGCCGCACAAGCAGCTAAAACGAATACGGGAGAGGGGATTAAGAGTAAAATCCGCGAAGTCGCCGGACCTCCGGGTACTGCCGTAACTGATGCTTGCCAAGCCATAGAGTTAGTCAAAAAAGGTGAAGATATCGACTATCAAGGTGCTAGCGGCAACGTCGATATCGATGAATATGGAGATGTTGTGGGAAATTACGATGTCTGGACGGTAAAAGATGACGGAACGCTAGAGATTATCGATAAAGTGTCTCCCGCTCAATAA
- a CDS encoding response regulator, with protein sequence MTLDPDFHDQAYHLFVEEALELLQQIQETLLKLPDDLSLTNVYGLVRAASTIKSGAAQVKLTDIYTLADRFENFFRRVWQEKLIVDPELADLLWQAYECLRQSLLTQIQADREEGANAIAKAEPIFTRLEAYLTPVPDELEELLALDDDLEEEEHQKEAEEETESLLNQEVLQALANLEAILSRPETSNLATALMAQIEEFLSLGELLEISEFVAVAQITLATLQVSPQTAPTIGQLALAGFRGIWKATVKSSLTTKVKQEDLWDAEIPAAEQFLELERERAVSPIAGAQETLSKERKLKTANSLVWLAGSAAFVVSCQQVREILLAQGKCSIDASGRQWLHWQDSDLPLYLLSELLEYNSPLPVGIGGTTDPSDLMVVVLDLGWQTIAVELAVDRLMAVPELVIKPFGSAIAPPSYCAGCAILEDKNLVAVIDVEALLAQKLDRMPIAVRAGSKPAPATILVIDDSSTSRRVLVLTLQKAGYRVIQAQDGKEGMRQLLQNPAVDSIVSDIEMPNLNGFGVLKSCRQNSQLAKVPVILISTYNSDRHRRLARELGAAGYLSKPFDERKLLAMLDAILKQKVR encoded by the coding sequence ATGACCCTCGATCCCGATTTCCACGACCAAGCCTATCATCTCTTCGTCGAGGAAGCGCTAGAACTCCTACAGCAGATCCAAGAAACATTGCTAAAACTCCCTGATGACCTCAGCCTTACCAATGTTTATGGATTGGTGCGGGCGGCGAGTACTATCAAGAGCGGCGCAGCCCAAGTTAAATTAACCGACATCTATACTCTAGCCGATCGGTTCGAGAATTTTTTTCGCCGAGTGTGGCAAGAAAAGCTAATCGTCGATCCCGAACTCGCAGATCTGCTCTGGCAGGCATATGAATGTCTGCGCCAATCTCTGCTGACCCAAATTCAAGCCGATCGCGAGGAGGGGGCAAACGCGATCGCCAAAGCAGAACCCATTTTTACCCGACTCGAAGCCTACCTGACTCCTGTGCCAGACGAACTAGAAGAACTGCTGGCGCTCGATGATGACCTGGAGGAAGAGGAGCATCAGAAGGAAGCGGAGGAAGAAACAGAATCGCTGTTGAACCAGGAAGTTCTTCAAGCACTGGCAAATCTGGAGGCGATCTTGTCTCGTCCCGAAACCTCTAACCTGGCAACAGCACTCATGGCTCAAATCGAAGAGTTTTTAAGCTTGGGCGAACTGTTAGAGATCTCCGAGTTTGTTGCTGTTGCCCAAATTACGCTGGCAACGCTGCAAGTGAGTCCTCAAACGGCTCCTACTATCGGACAGTTGGCTTTAGCAGGTTTTAGAGGCATTTGGAAGGCAACCGTCAAAAGCAGTTTGACGACAAAAGTCAAACAAGAGGACTTATGGGACGCAGAAATCCCAGCCGCAGAACAGTTTTTGGAACTGGAACGAGAGCGGGCGGTTTCCCCAATCGCTGGCGCACAGGAAACGTTAAGCAAGGAACGAAAGCTGAAGACAGCTAATTCGCTCGTTTGGTTGGCGGGTTCTGCTGCCTTTGTCGTCTCTTGCCAACAAGTCCGAGAAATTTTGCTAGCTCAAGGCAAATGCTCCATCGATGCGAGCGGACGGCAGTGGTTACACTGGCAAGACAGCGATCTTCCTCTTTACCTCCTATCCGAACTGCTCGAATACAATAGCCCCCTGCCAGTTGGTATTGGAGGTACAACCGATCCTAGCGATCTTATGGTCGTCGTCCTCGATCTCGGTTGGCAGACGATCGCCGTCGAGTTAGCCGTCGATCGCTTGATGGCAGTGCCAGAACTGGTTATCAAGCCTTTTGGCAGCGCGATCGCACCTCCAAGTTACTGCGCTGGCTGCGCGATTCTAGAGGACAAAAATTTGGTCGCGGTCATCGATGTTGAGGCTTTACTCGCTCAAAAGCTCGACCGAATGCCGATAGCAGTAAGGGCAGGATCCAAACCTGCCCCTGCTACGATTTTGGTTATCGACGATTCGAGCACCTCGCGGCGGGTGCTCGTTTTGACTCTGCAAAAAGCAGGTTATCGAGTCATACAAGCGCAAGACGGGAAAGAAGGCATGCGACAATTGCTCCAAAATCCAGCCGTCGATTCGATCGTCAGCGATATTGAAATGCCTAATCTCAATGGGTTTGGCGTTCTCAAATCTTGCCGTCAAAACTCGCAGCTAGCTAAAGTCCCCGTCATTTTGATCAGTACGTATAACAGCGATCGCCACCGTCGCTTGGCAAGAGAATTGGGGGCTGCTGGTTATCTCAGCAAGCCTTTTGACGAGAGAAAATTACTCGCGATGCTCGACGCGATTTTGAAACAGAAGGTTAGATAA
- a CDS encoding GAF domain-containing protein: MSQSPSPKSSKNPDNPLDSTQRIDKLSPRPELGAPQRQAEPRRQQSGRRERSLKSKVLAIAIAIGTIPPLIVGTVTYMSNQSFQEELEQAGLLTEKIAFQNQLSLLGLGTAATAAIAGAIAAIAANRTLRPVLNAAETSNQLVNRLRREDTKICDRVAGKDELVALKTNLSLLNEQLPDLLWKQEAEAERFQILMKITRRLREARSQEEVLRFAVEEVRQSLRTDRVAIFRFDANSNVEGVIVEESVAAGWPKMLWATLSDACLEEYVELYRNGRVRAIDDIHNAGLNDCHIGLLERFAVKANLIAPILKNNRLFALLIANQCSAPRYWQAAEIDLFAQIATQVGFALDYTQTLEQLDTKFDRAQLFIEITRRIRESLVEEDILKTTVDEVRKAIRSDRVVVYSFDEQWYGTVVAESVVPGLPKAIHARIKDPCFAEGYVEQYQAGRVQATPDIYKAGLTECHLRQLEPFAVKANLVAPILKDGRLFGLLIAHQCSAPRNWQQSEIDFLTQIAMQVGFALDQARLLERMDSEAVRTELLAYLSRRIRESLSEESILNTTVEEIRKAIRADRAVVYRFNSDWSGYIAAESVLSGWTHALEHRIEDPCIPEQLRQAYLRGRVVPTSNVFEAGFHPDHLQLMKRLEIKANLVAPIIKDNRLFGLLILHQCSSYRTWQRAEIDLVAQLALQVGLALDHAQLLSQLEQAYHRAEGLAYQQRQQKEVLLAQVAELLRNSQTAVETLSTEAMSQMESVTAAYNQIKEVNHLAQTTSASAQQVDMHKQQVAQTVQFSQRAMGRIVKGMAAIQETALAATEQVKRLDRPSCKLAEIVDMLSQVASQMKLQAMNAALEAARTGEAGKDFAAIGEKVLALARQLDADIAAIAPLIEEIQVQTRQVAAAIGTGQERAIAESQVVSETQKALQQIATVSERMNALVAEIVQSADRQAQTSASASQSVLNIANLASRTSEQSMAVVESFNKLAAVAHQLQSEKP, from the coding sequence ATGTCTCAGTCTCCGTCCCCAAAGTCTAGTAAAAATCCAGACAATCCTCTCGATTCTACCCAGAGAATCGACAAACTTTCTCCTCGTCCCGAATTAGGAGCGCCTCAGCGGCAAGCAGAACCGAGGCGGCAGCAGAGCGGGCGACGCGAGCGGAGTCTGAAATCGAAGGTATTAGCGATCGCGATCGCCATCGGCACGATTCCTCCGCTCATCGTGGGGACGGTTACTTATATGAGCAACCAATCGTTTCAGGAGGAGCTAGAGCAAGCTGGATTGCTCACAGAAAAAATCGCGTTCCAAAACCAACTATCCCTGCTAGGGTTGGGAACGGCAGCCACCGCAGCTATAGCAGGCGCGATAGCGGCGATTGCCGCCAATCGAACCTTGCGACCAGTTCTCAATGCCGCCGAAACCTCAAATCAATTGGTCAATCGACTGCGGCGAGAAGACACGAAAATTTGCGATCGCGTGGCGGGCAAAGATGAATTGGTGGCTTTGAAAACTAACCTCAGCTTGCTCAACGAACAACTGCCAGACCTACTTTGGAAACAAGAAGCCGAAGCCGAACGCTTTCAAATTTTGATGAAAATTACCCGTCGCCTGCGGGAAGCGCGCTCTCAAGAAGAAGTCCTCAGATTCGCTGTCGAAGAAGTGCGTCAATCCCTCAGAACCGACCGCGTAGCCATATTTCGCTTCGACGCTAACTCTAACGTCGAGGGGGTAATCGTCGAAGAATCGGTGGCGGCGGGCTGGCCGAAAATGTTGTGGGCGACGCTCTCAGATGCCTGTTTAGAGGAATATGTCGAACTCTATCGCAACGGTCGCGTCAGAGCGATCGATGATATTCATAACGCTGGTCTTAACGATTGTCATATCGGGCTGTTGGAGCGATTTGCGGTCAAGGCAAATCTGATTGCCCCCATTCTTAAAAATAATCGGCTGTTTGCCTTGCTCATTGCCAATCAATGCTCTGCACCTCGCTATTGGCAAGCTGCCGAAATCGATTTGTTTGCTCAAATCGCCACTCAAGTCGGTTTTGCCCTCGACTACACGCAGACGCTAGAACAGTTAGATACAAAATTCGATCGCGCGCAGCTATTTATCGAAATCACGCGCCGCATTCGCGAGTCTTTAGTCGAGGAGGACATTCTCAAAACGACGGTTGACGAAGTGCGCAAGGCAATCAGAAGCGATCGCGTCGTCGTTTACAGTTTCGACGAACAATGGTACGGAACCGTAGTCGCCGAATCGGTGGTGCCCGGTTTGCCCAAGGCAATCCACGCTCGCATCAAAGACCCCTGCTTTGCCGAAGGCTATGTCGAACAATACCAAGCGGGTCGCGTGCAGGCAACGCCGGATATTTATAAGGCTGGTCTGACCGAATGCCACCTCAGACAACTCGAACCGTTTGCCGTCAAAGCCAATTTAGTTGCCCCCATTCTCAAAGACGGGCGGTTATTCGGGTTGCTGATCGCCCATCAATGCTCTGCCCCACGCAACTGGCAGCAGTCAGAAATCGATTTCTTAACCCAGATAGCGATGCAAGTCGGCTTTGCCCTCGACCAAGCCAGACTCCTGGAGCGCATGGATTCCGAAGCGGTACGAACCGAGTTATTAGCCTACCTCAGCCGTCGCATTCGGGAATCGCTCAGCGAAGAAAGTATTCTCAACACCACGGTAGAAGAAATCCGTAAAGCCATTCGAGCCGATCGCGCAGTCGTTTATCGCTTCAACTCCGACTGGAGCGGCTATATCGCCGCCGAATCCGTACTATCCGGCTGGACGCACGCCCTAGAACACCGGATTGAAGACCCTTGCATTCCCGAACAGTTGCGTCAAGCTTATCTAAGGGGTCGCGTCGTTCCCACTAGCAACGTCTTCGAGGCGGGGTTTCATCCCGACCATTTGCAGTTAATGAAACGGTTAGAAATCAAGGCGAATTTAGTGGCTCCGATTATTAAAGACAATCGGTTATTCGGTTTGCTGATCCTCCATCAGTGTTCTAGCTACCGCACCTGGCAGCGAGCCGAGATCGATCTCGTTGCCCAGCTAGCCCTACAGGTCGGACTTGCCCTCGACCACGCGCAGCTGCTTTCTCAGTTAGAGCAGGCTTACCACCGAGCCGAAGGATTGGCTTACCAACAGCGCCAACAAAAAGAGGTTCTTCTGGCTCAAGTCGCCGAACTGCTCAGAAATAGCCAGACTGCCGTCGAAACCCTTTCGACCGAAGCAATGAGTCAGATGGAATCAGTGACGGCTGCCTACAATCAGATTAAAGAAGTCAATCATTTAGCCCAAACCACGAGCGCCAGCGCCCAACAAGTAGACATGCACAAGCAGCAGGTCGCTCAAACCGTCCAGTTTTCCCAGCGGGCGATGGGTCGCATCGTCAAAGGGATGGCTGCCATTCAAGAAACGGCATTGGCAGCAACCGAGCAAGTCAAGCGTCTCGACCGACCCTCTTGCAAGCTTGCCGAGATCGTCGATATGCTCTCTCAGGTAGCATCGCAGATGAAGCTTCAGGCAATGAATGCCGCCCTGGAAGCGGCGAGAACCGGAGAGGCAGGCAAAGACTTCGCAGCGATCGGCGAAAAAGTGCTGGCTTTGGCGCGGCAGTTGGACGCCGATATTGCCGCGATCGCACCTTTGATCGAGGAAATCCAAGTACAAACCCGACAAGTGGCTGCCGCGATCGGAACCGGACAAGAGAGGGCGATCGCAGAAAGTCAAGTAGTCAGCGAAACTCAAAAAGCGCTTCAGCAAATTGCCACCGTCAGCGAACGAATGAACGCGCTAGTAGCAGAGATCGTCCAATCCGCCGATCGCCAAGCACAAACCTCAGCCTCGGCAAGCCAATCGGTTCTCAATATTGCCAATCTTGCCAGCCGAACCTCCGAGCAATCAATGGCAGTAGTCGAGTCCTTTAACAAGCTAGCAGCAGTTGCCCACCAACTTCAGAGCGAAAAGCCATAG